A region from the Nasonia vitripennis strain AsymCx chromosome 4 unlocalized genomic scaffold, Nvit_psr_1.1 chr4_random0006, whole genome shotgun sequence genome encodes:
- the LOC116417111 gene encoding uncharacterized protein ZSWIM9, whose product MMDKTKKQIIPQDLYNAFNENKDKYGNDIEAAIQLLKTKYEAKVEILEENSEFQGMYFSIPEMRQNMSKYPEVVCVESTYKIFNLRFSLMLFVIEDGEGRSQIVGVGILVSESRPIVKWLMECFKEDNLEAVKKTRGFISDKDLTERSVIREVFDWARLFICQFHTLRIFDREICPTKMKITKEEKENALRCLDSMVKSSYQMDYDNAHSKFISTAPKVIKDYFIKNWQDITDEWVKFKIFNLN is encoded by the exons ATGATGGACAAAACTAAAAAGCAAATTATACCACAAGATTTGTATAATGCGTTCAATGAGAATAAAGATAAATATGGAAATGACATTGAAGCTGCCATACAACTGTTAAAAACTAAATATG AAGCAAAAGTTGAAATTCTAGAGGAGAATTCAGAATTTCAGGGTATGTACTTTTCAATTCCAGAAATGAGGCAGAATATGAGTAAATACCCTGAAGTAGTGTGTGTAGAATCTACATACAAGATTTTCAACTTAAGATTTTCTCTGATGCTTTTTGTTATTGAAGATGGGGAAGGACGAAGTCAGATTGTAGGAGTAGGCATTTTAGTTAGCGAATCTCGACCTATAGTAAAATGGTTGATGGAATGCTTCAAAGAAGATAATCTAGAAGCTGTCAAAAAGACACGTGGTTTTATCAGTGACAAGGATCTAACTGAGAGATCTGTTATTCGAGAAGTTTTTGATTGGGCGAGATTATTTATCTGTCAATTTCACACGTTAAGAATATTTGACAGGGAAATATGCCcaacaaaaatgaaaatcactaaagaagaaaaagagaatgCTCTTCGGTGCTTGGACAGTATGGTCAAAAGTTCGTACCAAATGGATTATGACAATGCTCATTCAAAATTCATTTCGACTGCTCCTAAAGTTataaaagattattttatcaaaaattggCAGGATATTACTGACGAATGGGTAAAATTTAAGATTTTCAActtgaattaa